The following proteins are encoded in a genomic region of Zea mays cultivar B73 chromosome 9, Zm-B73-REFERENCE-NAM-5.0, whole genome shotgun sequence:
- the LOC103639990 gene encoding transcription factor ILR3 yields the protein MSLPPDGVDGGAGTGDDWFLDCGILDDLPAVACGAFSWDASSSSSNPSVEVGSYVNTNDVFKEPGSNKREKMRRNKLNDRFLELGSTLEPGKPVKVDKAAILSDATRMVIQLHSEAQQLKETNGSLEEKIKELKCTHETDKWVPVVSDKLVLRGPEVPTDM from the exons ATGTCTCTTCCCCCGGACGGAGTGGATGGTGGCGCCGGCACTGGCGATGACTGGTTCCTCGACTGCGGCATCCTCGACGACCTCCCGGCCGTGGCCTGCGGGGCCTTCTCATGGGACGCATCCTCGTCTTCTTCCAACCCCAG CGTGGAAGTGGGCAGCTATGTGAACACCAATGATGTCTTCAAGGAGCCTGGCAGCAATAAGCG GGAAAAAATGAGGAGGAACAAGCTGAATGATAG GTTCCTTGAATTGGGGTCTACATTAGAACCAGGGAAGCCAGTAAAAGTTGACAAAGCTGCTATCCTAAGTGATGCTACTCGCATGGTTATTCAGCTTCATTCAGAAGCACAGCAGCTGAAGGAAACTAATGGTAGCCTTGAAGAAAAGATCAAAGAACTCAAG TGCACGCACGAGACCGACAAGTGGGTCCCAGTCGTCAGCGACAAGCTAGTGCTGCGCGGACCTGAGGTGCCCACTGACATGTAG